In Saccharicrinis fermentans DSM 9555 = JCM 21142, a genomic segment contains:
- a CDS encoding glycosyl hydrolase family 95 catalytic domain-containing protein, with protein MNFLKMNKKLGFVFFISWIALSLVSQNRLAPKKGFVSWLPAAQWDDALLTGNGTMGAMVMGKPFEESIILNHALLYLPSEAPVIPPDMASHMEQIKKLSLDGKYGEVAKLGAQIWRDAGYGNKKWTDAYVPAAELSIHMPASNIKAYERSVDYETAEAIVAWTDQKGSYVRKTFASRPNGVIVTQIKGTAPVSVKIQLAKYPHSWEQNKLIDKLISESDTYVNQDFMHYHVAYGQPHSASPDGYDGLLKVMITGGEKVVEGDAYTIKNADEVLILTTMEPYKADNSSSIDRLKERLRSAGDSYAFLLSKQKQTHGLLYNSVSLDLACTEQEEQMTSEVLVSTIRDHTTPGFMQRQFEAARYHILCATGTNPPNLQGIWSGSWTPPWSSDFTHDGNVQVAISHLLNGNMPELMMAYFNYHERMMAYYRTNAKQLYGVRGIHIPSHTSSHGYNNHYDETWCMEYWNGGAGWTASYFYDYYLFTGDRDFLKERAFPFMTEALLFWEDFLTMGDDGKYMIVPSYSPENNPLEHRWQNCINATMDVMIIKELTNNWINAAKILGLSAKEIKEKEVFFSLLPDYQVSEDGVLREWLWEGLTDNQAHRHASHLYGLYEVPDKEILASESLQQAVIKTIHERMKIRKAHQGGEMAFGMCHLGFAAVNMKDKETAVEILRYLSQFYWTNAMATTHNPGQLFNMDISGGIPSLMTRMIVNSRPGHITLFAALPDEWHRGALNGVLARGGVKFDYIRWDEQKADVCFVSKEQQIITLDFGSDVQLSGIVVDGAKYRISDNRVILSLQADFPVKLSINK; from the coding sequence ATGAATTTTTTAAAGATGAATAAAAAGCTTGGGTTTGTATTCTTCATTTCCTGGATCGCGCTGTCTTTGGTTTCTCAAAATAGGCTTGCGCCTAAAAAAGGATTTGTTAGCTGGTTACCTGCGGCTCAGTGGGATGATGCTTTATTGACGGGTAATGGTACCATGGGTGCCATGGTGATGGGTAAACCCTTTGAAGAATCTATTATTCTGAATCACGCATTGTTATATCTACCTTCTGAAGCACCTGTGATACCTCCGGATATGGCATCTCATATGGAGCAAATAAAAAAGTTATCGTTGGATGGGAAATACGGTGAAGTGGCAAAGCTGGGTGCGCAGATATGGAGAGATGCAGGTTATGGAAATAAAAAATGGACTGATGCTTATGTACCAGCTGCCGAGTTAAGTATCCATATGCCAGCATCTAACATCAAAGCTTATGAGAGAAGTGTAGATTATGAAACAGCCGAAGCAATTGTGGCATGGACAGATCAAAAAGGATCCTATGTACGTAAAACATTTGCCTCAAGGCCGAATGGTGTTATTGTAACCCAAATTAAAGGCACTGCACCCGTTTCAGTGAAAATACAACTGGCAAAATATCCTCATTCATGGGAGCAAAATAAGCTTATTGATAAGTTGATAAGTGAATCAGACACTTATGTTAATCAGGATTTTATGCATTATCACGTGGCATACGGGCAGCCGCATTCTGCTTCACCGGATGGGTACGATGGATTACTGAAAGTGATGATAACAGGTGGGGAAAAAGTGGTTGAAGGAGATGCTTATACCATAAAAAATGCGGATGAAGTATTGATACTCACGACTATGGAGCCCTATAAAGCAGATAATAGTTCTTCTATCGATCGTTTAAAGGAAAGGCTGAGGAGTGCAGGTGATAGTTATGCCTTCTTATTAAGTAAGCAAAAGCAAACACATGGTTTGCTTTATAACAGCGTATCTTTAGATTTGGCATGTACAGAACAGGAAGAACAGATGACGTCCGAGGTTTTGGTCTCTACCATAAGAGATCATACGACTCCTGGATTTATGCAACGTCAGTTTGAAGCGGCACGTTACCATATATTGTGCGCTACAGGAACCAATCCTCCCAACTTGCAAGGAATATGGAGTGGATCATGGACGCCGCCCTGGAGTTCTGATTTTACGCATGATGGTAATGTACAGGTAGCTATATCTCATTTATTGAATGGCAATATGCCGGAGCTGATGATGGCTTATTTTAATTATCATGAACGCATGATGGCTTATTACCGTACCAATGCAAAACAGCTGTATGGAGTACGGGGTATTCATATCCCTTCTCATACCAGTTCACATGGTTATAATAATCATTACGATGAAACTTGGTGTATGGAGTATTGGAATGGAGGTGCCGGTTGGACCGCTTCATATTTTTATGATTATTATTTGTTTACTGGAGATAGGGATTTTCTCAAGGAAAGAGCTTTTCCTTTTATGACAGAGGCTTTGCTTTTTTGGGAGGATTTTTTAACCATGGGTGATGATGGTAAATATATGATAGTGCCATCCTATTCGCCTGAAAATAACCCGCTGGAACATCGTTGGCAGAATTGTATAAATGCCACCATGGATGTCATGATCATAAAGGAATTAACAAATAATTGGATTAATGCTGCTAAAATATTAGGTTTAAGTGCGAAAGAGATAAAAGAAAAGGAAGTTTTTTTTAGTTTGCTCCCAGATTATCAAGTTAGTGAGGATGGAGTACTAAGGGAGTGGTTGTGGGAAGGCTTAACGGACAATCAGGCGCATCGCCACGCGTCTCATCTGTATGGTTTGTATGAAGTCCCGGATAAAGAAATATTGGCATCCGAAAGCTTACAGCAGGCCGTCATAAAAACTATCCATGAACGGATGAAAATAAGAAAAGCGCATCAAGGTGGAGAAATGGCTTTTGGGATGTGTCATCTGGGTTTCGCAGCGGTAAACATGAAAGATAAAGAAACAGCAGTTGAAATTTTGCGATATTTGTCTCAGTTTTATTGGACCAATGCTATGGCTACCACACATAATCCGGGACAACTTTTTAATATGGATATTAGTGGAGGAATTCCTTCTTTGATGACACGCATGATTGTAAATAGTCGTCCGGGTCATATAACGCTTTTTGCTGCTTTGCCCGATGAGTGGCATCGTGGAGCGCTAAATGGTGTATTGGCCAGAGGAGGTGTGAAATTTGACTATATTAGATGGGATGAACAGAAAGCGGATGTTTGTTTTGTTTCTAAAGAACAGCAAATAATAACCCTTGATTTTGGTAGTGATGTTCAATTATCCGGTATTGTTGTAGATGGCGCAAAATATAGGATTAGTGATAATCGTGTAATTTTATCATTGCAGGCAGACTTTCCTGTTAAATTAAGTATTAATAAATAG
- a CDS encoding glycoside hydrolase family 3 C-terminal domain-containing protein, whose product MNRFSFSLLIIMMITLGLKAQNKQDMEKRIDEILSQLTLEEKVAMCHAQSKFSSPGVPRLGIPEIWMSDGPHGVRGEINWDNWGYAGWTNDSITAFPALTCLAATFNPALSYAYGVAIGEEARYRKKDILLGPGVNIYRTPLNGRNFEYMGEDPLLASEMVVPYIKGVQRNGVAACVKHYALNNQEHWRGHIDVHVSDRALHEIYLPAFKAAVKEGGVWAIMGAYNQFRGQHTTHHKMLIKDVLKGDWGFDGVVVSDWGSAHDTKEAALYGLDIEMGSWTNGLTSSIDLAYDNYYLAKPFLKMLKNNEIKTSMLDDKVRRILRLMLRTNMASSRSFGCANNQEHAQVARNVARDGIVLLKNENDFFPLDSNKKMRIAVIGENATRSLTVGGGSSELKAKYEISPLEGIKKRFANATILYSMGYASGPSAYGKEIPSKLDADSLVQAAVEVAEKADLVLYVGGLNKNHHQDCEGDDRKHFELPFGQNELIAKLLKVNANLGVVLVSGNAVAMPWLADCKALIQSWYNGSEAGNALADIIAGDVSPSGKLPYSYPVQLSDNAAHHFGMLSYPGDSIKQVYKEDILVGYRWHDTKKIKPLFAFGYGLSYTKFDILDIRADKKNYSPDDVIRVMCRTKNKGEVDGAEVIQVYVGKHKSKVDRAVKELKGFKKVYLKTSQEKNVQIDIPVSKLAYYDESISDWKLEKGSYLLYVGNSSDHIVYKQKITID is encoded by the coding sequence ATGAATCGTTTTAGTTTTAGTTTACTCATCATTATGATGATCACTTTGGGTTTGAAAGCTCAGAATAAGCAAGATATGGAAAAGCGTATTGATGAAATACTCAGTCAGTTAACATTAGAAGAGAAAGTGGCTATGTGCCATGCTCAATCTAAATTTAGTTCTCCTGGTGTTCCAAGGTTAGGAATACCTGAAATATGGATGTCTGATGGGCCGCATGGGGTTCGGGGTGAAATAAACTGGGATAATTGGGGGTATGCTGGGTGGACCAACGATTCTATTACCGCCTTCCCTGCTCTTACCTGTCTGGCAGCAACATTTAATCCAGCGTTATCTTATGCCTATGGTGTTGCCATAGGCGAGGAGGCTCGTTATCGTAAGAAAGATATATTATTAGGACCAGGAGTAAATATTTATCGTACACCACTCAATGGGCGTAACTTTGAATATATGGGTGAAGATCCTTTGCTGGCATCAGAAATGGTAGTTCCTTATATCAAAGGTGTTCAGCGTAATGGAGTGGCTGCCTGTGTTAAACATTATGCATTAAATAATCAGGAACATTGGCGTGGACATATTGACGTGCATGTTAGCGATCGCGCTTTGCATGAGATTTATTTGCCTGCTTTTAAAGCTGCAGTTAAAGAGGGAGGAGTCTGGGCTATTATGGGTGCCTATAACCAATTTAGAGGACAACATACTACTCACCATAAGATGTTGATCAAGGATGTTTTAAAAGGAGATTGGGGCTTCGATGGTGTGGTGGTGTCAGACTGGGGAAGTGCTCATGATACAAAAGAGGCTGCCTTATATGGTCTGGATATTGAAATGGGTTCCTGGACAAACGGATTGACATCGTCTATCGATTTGGCTTATGATAATTATTATCTGGCAAAGCCGTTTTTGAAAATGTTGAAAAATAATGAAATTAAAACGTCGATGCTGGATGATAAAGTACGAAGAATATTGCGTTTGATGTTGAGAACCAATATGGCATCCTCACGCAGTTTTGGTTGTGCCAATAACCAGGAGCATGCCCAAGTGGCACGAAATGTAGCAAGAGATGGTATCGTACTGCTGAAAAATGAAAATGATTTTTTCCCGCTCGATAGTAATAAAAAAATGAGAATAGCTGTTATTGGCGAAAATGCAACACGGTCGTTAACTGTAGGGGGAGGTTCTTCGGAACTAAAAGCTAAATATGAAATTTCTCCATTGGAAGGAATTAAAAAACGTTTTGCCAATGCCACTATTCTTTATTCTATGGGCTATGCATCTGGACCGTCGGCTTATGGAAAAGAAATCCCTTCTAAATTAGATGCGGACTCACTGGTGCAAGCGGCGGTCGAAGTGGCTGAAAAAGCAGATCTGGTATTGTATGTTGGAGGATTAAATAAAAATCATCACCAAGATTGCGAAGGTGATGATAGGAAACATTTTGAATTGCCTTTTGGTCAAAATGAGTTGATTGCGAAACTTTTAAAGGTGAATGCCAATCTGGGTGTAGTATTGGTGAGCGGTAACGCTGTAGCTATGCCTTGGCTTGCTGATTGTAAGGCCCTGATTCAATCGTGGTATAATGGAAGTGAAGCAGGTAATGCTTTGGCTGATATTATTGCAGGTGATGTTAGTCCATCGGGTAAACTACCTTATTCCTATCCGGTTCAGTTATCCGATAATGCAGCTCATCACTTTGGAATGCTATCTTATCCGGGAGATAGTATTAAACAGGTTTATAAGGAAGATATTTTAGTAGGTTACAGGTGGCATGATACAAAAAAAATAAAGCCTCTTTTTGCTTTTGGTTATGGATTGTCCTATACTAAATTTGATATTTTAGATATACGTGCTGATAAAAAGAACTATTCACCCGATGATGTGATAAGAGTTATGTGTCGTACAAAAAATAAGGGAGAAGTTGATGGCGCAGAAGTGATTCAGGTATATGTAGGTAAGCATAAATCAAAAGTTGATAGGGCTGTTAAAGAACTGAAAGGATTTAAAAAGGTATATCTTAAAACTTCTCAAGAAAAGAATGTTCAGATAGATATTCCTGTGAGTAAGCTGGCCTATTATGATGAAAGTATATCGGATTGGAAGTTGGAAAAAGGCTCCTACCTGCTGTATGTGGGCAATTCATCGGATCATATTGTATATAAACAAAAAATAACCATTGATTAG
- a CDS encoding hybrid sensor histidine kinase/response regulator gives MKKALAVLIFIFCFLFVVAQKQYSFLQVDNADGLVNNQVTCIHKDTRGFIWIGTMAGISRYDGTSFVNYKHSTTDTASIVDNYIVNIQEDFKGNLWIETSLGYTVYDIHKEKFYKDVSQYLKLDTKGSDIERVYCGDKKGLWIKFFQEKYYGLYDSLRFSVKNVFVEKREGNDFVVDFVHTHQNIYYLFNTGRVECYNDSSYKRIFETDFLQGKLGTDSLSSSIFIDAEKDIWYYGNNKGIYHYNSLSGQWNRYTIDSKPISLSSNLIKKIIQDDKGLIWIGTDHGGVDVLNKYSGQINKIYHHSDNHKSVAQNSITDLYMDNNNIIWIGTFKNGLSYYHESIHKFPHFTHVLSDETSLPYSDVNCFAEDKKGNLWIGTNGGGIIYFDRKNNTYTSYRHDKNDPVSLSSDVVVSLYIDAYGALWVGTFAGGLNLFDGKQFKRYQYGSPSAQGLGNNNIWSIVEDTNQQLWVGTLGGGIYYYHREDDTFLPLPNKGIVNLPTVFVNKITRLASGNMFIATANGIIFYNVAEQRYKYHPVDNRTKPYPVANKTVNDVLEDSRGLLWTATREGLYVFDPNSDFIKCFTEEDGLPQDIINCIEEDESRRIWVSKSTGLSQIIVKELSPQNNYSFYIYDYTEEDGLQGKEFNPNASYKTSNQELIFGGANGFNLFKPQEIKYNKVLPKVVFTDFQVYNQSISPDSKVRNIKILENSVTSTRKIEIKHSMNVFTIDFTALEFFIPEKNRFKYMLEGFNDEWLMLENSAHKVTYTNLNAGDYYFKVKASNNDGVWNDNYAQLHIKVLPPFYATSIAYILYLVLIVLSLVYSRYLMLKRERIKFDMEQERLQAKRNHEMDEMKLRFLTNISHEFRTPLTLILTPLYKLQELVKPKEERKLLEVIDRNARQLLDLVNQLLDFRKLELHGLKYNPSYGDIVVFLQKISDHFVDAFAKKQIELSFNSEMEQYMLHFDKDKLHKVIMNLLSNALKFTSENGKVSIWLRKDKHDQMVHISVKDTGIGIKKEDQDKVFVRFYQSENNKKLGVSGSGIGLNLVREMVQLHHGTISLESEEGKGSTFIVSLPVERQEGTPVMTEEPEKERKDEGGKEIEGNSSTGDAKPIILLVEDNVDFRVFMKETLQDHFLVHEASDGKMAYEMVHEILPDLIISDVMMPNMDGLELCDILRKDIRTSHIPIILLTARTADEDKIKGLEIGADDYITKPFNMELLLLRIHKLIEKRNKIQKQFQKTVDISPGEVTITSMDEKLIKKAVLLVENKMSQADFSVEDMSKELGMSRVYLYKKMMAITGKSPIEFIRIIRLKRGAQLLEKSQMQIAEVAYQVGFNSPRLFSKYFKQEYGMLPTAYAKAQNK, from the coding sequence ATGAAGAAAGCGTTAGCAGTCCTTATATTTATCTTCTGTTTTCTGTTTGTTGTTGCCCAAAAGCAATATTCTTTTTTGCAGGTAGACAATGCGGATGGCCTGGTGAATAATCAGGTGACCTGTATCCATAAGGATACACGCGGTTTTATCTGGATTGGTACGATGGCCGGAATCAGTCGGTATGATGGCACTTCATTTGTTAATTATAAGCATAGCACAACGGATACTGCCTCTATTGTGGATAATTATATTGTGAATATTCAGGAAGATTTTAAAGGTAATCTATGGATTGAAACAAGTCTTGGTTATACGGTCTATGATATTCATAAAGAAAAGTTTTATAAGGATGTAAGCCAGTATCTTAAGCTAGATACAAAAGGAAGTGATATTGAACGTGTGTATTGCGGTGATAAGAAAGGTTTGTGGATTAAGTTCTTTCAGGAAAAGTATTACGGACTATATGATTCACTTCGTTTTTCTGTGAAAAATGTTTTTGTTGAAAAACGGGAAGGGAATGATTTTGTTGTTGACTTTGTACATACTCATCAAAATATTTATTATCTGTTTAATACAGGTAGGGTAGAATGCTATAATGATTCAAGCTATAAGCGGATATTTGAGACCGATTTTTTACAGGGGAAGTTAGGGACAGATAGCCTGAGTTCTTCTATTTTTATTGATGCGGAAAAAGATATCTGGTATTATGGAAACAATAAAGGTATTTATCATTATAATAGTTTGTCTGGTCAATGGAATCGTTATACCATAGATAGTAAGCCTATCAGTTTAAGTAGTAATTTGATAAAGAAAATCATTCAGGATGATAAGGGATTGATTTGGATTGGAACGGATCATGGTGGTGTGGATGTTTTGAATAAGTATTCAGGACAAATAAATAAAATTTATCATCATTCAGATAATCATAAAAGTGTTGCGCAAAACTCCATTACGGATTTGTATATGGATAATAACAACATCATATGGATTGGGACATTCAAAAATGGCTTAAGCTATTATCATGAAAGCATACATAAATTTCCGCATTTTACGCATGTGCTTTCTGATGAAACCAGTTTGCCTTATAGTGATGTGAATTGTTTTGCGGAAGATAAAAAAGGAAACCTATGGATTGGAACCAATGGAGGAGGTATCATCTATTTTGATCGAAAAAATAACACTTACACTTCTTATCGGCATGATAAAAATGATCCGGTTTCTTTAAGTAGCGATGTGGTTGTATCGCTTTATATTGATGCCTACGGTGCACTTTGGGTTGGTACCTTTGCGGGGGGATTAAATCTATTTGATGGTAAGCAATTTAAACGTTATCAATATGGGAGTCCTTCTGCACAGGGCTTGGGAAATAATAATATATGGTCTATTGTAGAAGATACTAATCAGCAATTGTGGGTAGGAACGTTGGGTGGAGGAATTTATTATTATCATAGAGAAGATGATACTTTCTTGCCGCTTCCGAATAAAGGGATCGTTAATCTGCCCACAGTCTTTGTCAATAAAATCACTAGATTAGCGAGTGGTAACATGTTTATAGCTACCGCAAATGGAATAATATTTTATAATGTTGCGGAGCAGAGATATAAATATCATCCCGTTGATAACCGCACAAAGCCTTATCCGGTAGCTAATAAAACGGTTAATGATGTGTTGGAAGATTCCAGAGGATTGTTGTGGACAGCAACACGAGAGGGCTTGTATGTTTTTGATCCCAATAGTGATTTTATTAAGTGTTTTACCGAAGAGGATGGACTACCGCAAGATATTATTAATTGTATTGAGGAAGACGAGTCCCGAAGAATTTGGGTTAGCAAGTCCACCGGACTTAGCCAGATTATAGTAAAAGAGCTGTCGCCTCAGAATAACTATTCATTCTATATTTACGATTATACCGAAGAGGATGGTCTGCAAGGTAAAGAGTTTAACCCAAATGCAAGTTATAAAACCAGTAATCAGGAGCTTATATTTGGAGGAGCCAACGGATTTAACTTGTTTAAGCCTCAGGAGATAAAATATAATAAGGTGTTGCCAAAGGTTGTATTTACCGATTTTCAGGTATACAACCAGAGTATTTCGCCCGATTCAAAGGTGCGCAATATTAAAATATTAGAGAATTCTGTTACATCAACAAGAAAAATTGAGATTAAACATTCCATGAATGTGTTTACCATTGACTTTACAGCTCTTGAGTTTTTTATTCCGGAAAAAAACCGGTTTAAATATATGCTTGAAGGCTTTAATGATGAATGGTTGATGTTGGAGAATAGTGCGCATAAAGTTACCTATACCAATTTGAATGCAGGAGATTATTATTTTAAGGTGAAAGCATCGAATAATGATGGCGTATGGAATGATAACTATGCCCAATTACATATCAAAGTGTTGCCTCCGTTTTATGCAACATCCATTGCGTATATTTTATATTTGGTCTTGATTGTTTTGTCATTGGTTTATTCTCGCTATTTGATGTTGAAAAGAGAACGGATCAAGTTTGACATGGAGCAGGAACGCTTGCAAGCCAAACGTAATCACGAGATGGATGAAATGAAGCTGCGCTTCTTGACAAATATAAGTCATGAATTTAGAACTCCCCTTACGCTTATTTTAACTCCTTTGTATAAACTGCAGGAGTTGGTGAAGCCTAAGGAAGAACGTAAGTTGTTGGAAGTGATTGATAGAAATGCGCGTCAGTTGTTGGACCTTGTGAATCAGCTACTCGATTTTCGTAAGCTGGAGTTACACGGCTTAAAATATAACCCATCCTATGGCGATATTGTGGTGTTTTTACAAAAAATAAGTGATCATTTTGTAGATGCCTTTGCCAAAAAACAGATTGAATTATCTTTTAATAGTGAGATGGAACAGTATATGCTTCATTTTGATAAGGATAAATTGCATAAGGTGATTATGAACCTCTTGTCAAATGCACTAAAGTTTACATCTGAAAATGGGAAGGTAAGTATTTGGTTGCGTAAAGATAAACATGATCAAATGGTGCATATTTCAGTGAAGGATACTGGTATTGGCATCAAAAAAGAGGATCAGGATAAGGTTTTTGTTCGTTTTTATCAATCAGAAAATAATAAAAAATTAGGGGTGTCCGGGAGTGGTATCGGTCTTAATTTGGTGCGTGAAATGGTACAGCTGCATCATGGTACAATAAGTCTGGAAAGTGAAGAAGGGAAAGGATCTACCTTTATTGTGTCACTGCCGGTGGAAAGACAGGAGGGTACGCCTGTGATGACGGAAGAACCAGAGAAAGAGCGAAAGGATGAGGGAGGGAAGGAGATAGAAGGAAATAGCTCCACAGGTGATGCTAAGCCAATCATTCTGTTGGTTGAAGACAATGTGGATTTTCGGGTTTTTATGAAAGAAACTTTACAAGATCACTTCCTGGTTCATGAGGCCTCGGATGGAAAAATGGCCTATGAGATGGTACATGAAATATTGCCTGATTTAATTATTAGTGATGTGATGATGCCTAATATGGACGGCCTAGAATTGTGTGATATATTGAGAAAGGATATTAGAACTTCGCATATTCCAATTATTCTACTGACTGCCCGCACGGCCGATGAGGATAAAATAAAGGGGCTGGAAATTGGGGCTGATGACTATATCACCAAACCTTTTAATATGGAATTGCTCTTGCTTAGAATCCATAAGCTGATAGAGAAAAGAAATAAGATACAGAAGCAGTTTCAGAAAACTGTAGATATATCTCCCGGCGAAGTAACGATCACATCAATGGATGAAAAACTTATTAAAAAAGCAGTGCTTTTAGTGGAGAACAAAATGTCTCAGGCCGACTTCTCGGTGGAAGATATGAGTAAGGAATTGGGAATGAGTCGTGTTTATCTGTATAAGAAAATGATGGCCATCACTGGTAAGTCGCCCATTGAGTTTATACGTATTATACGACTAAAACGAGGCGCCCAATTATTGGAGAAAAGCCAAATGCAAATTGCTGAAGTGGCATATCAGGTAGGATTTAATAGTCCAAGACTATTTTCTAAATATTTTAAACAGGAATATGGTATGTTACCTACCGCTTATGCAAAAGCCCAAAATAAATGA
- a CDS encoding SGNH/GDSL hydrolase family protein — MKHRFSLGITIYLMFIFLISCSEQEQNIQFDNPDLNYEGRIEYGADAAVFSWSGTSVTMQFKGTGVSALLQDMDTANYYNVILDGEVVSKIHIDTLKHAYVLASGLPKGKHTIQLFKRTEWDKGQTLFYGFTIEKGGRLLPSPAPKKRKMAFYGNSITCGYGNEDFTGKDRPFGYFQNNYEAYGAITARHYNAQYHCIAKSGIGITVSWFPMIMSEMFDRIDATDSTSVWDFSQYTPDIVVVNLFQNDSWIVNRPNYEQFISRFGTKKPNEDFIINAYKNFIASLRTKHPQSYIICALGNMDATIEGSLWPGYIQAAVNQLNDDRMYTCFFPFKNTGGHPKVDEHHAMANQLIGFIDQNIAW, encoded by the coding sequence ATGAAACATCGATTCAGTTTAGGTATTACCATATATCTAATGTTTATTTTTTTAATTTCTTGTTCTGAGCAGGAACAAAATATTCAATTTGATAATCCGGATTTGAATTATGAAGGTAGGATTGAGTATGGGGCGGATGCCGCTGTTTTTTCTTGGTCAGGAACATCTGTTACAATGCAATTTAAAGGAACAGGAGTGTCAGCCTTGTTGCAGGATATGGATACTGCCAATTATTATAATGTAATTCTGGATGGTGAAGTGGTATCTAAAATACATATTGACACCTTGAAACATGCCTATGTATTGGCCTCGGGTTTGCCCAAAGGCAAACATACAATTCAGCTTTTTAAACGAACAGAATGGGATAAAGGTCAAACTCTCTTTTATGGGTTTACAATAGAAAAAGGGGGACGACTATTGCCGTCACCTGCGCCCAAAAAACGGAAAATGGCATTTTATGGTAATTCTATTACTTGTGGATATGGCAACGAAGATTTTACCGGGAAAGATCGTCCGTTTGGATACTTTCAGAATAACTATGAGGCCTATGGTGCTATCACCGCTCGTCATTACAATGCGCAATATCACTGCATTGCTAAAAGTGGAATTGGGATAACGGTTAGCTGGTTTCCAATGATTATGTCAGAGATGTTCGATAGAATAGATGCAACTGATTCAACCTCCGTTTGGGATTTTTCTCAATATACGCCAGATATTGTGGTTGTAAATCTTTTTCAAAATGATTCGTGGATCGTTAATAGGCCTAATTATGAGCAGTTTATTAGTCGATTTGGTACGAAAAAACCCAATGAGGATTTTATCATTAATGCCTATAAAAATTTTATTGCTTCTTTACGAACTAAACATCCTCAATCGTATATTATCTGTGCTTTGGGTAATATGGATGCGACCATAGAAGGTTCCTTGTGGCCTGGTTATATCCAGGCGGCTGTGAACCAATTAAACGATGATCGGATGTATACCTGTTTCTTCCCTTTTAAAAATACAGGAGGGCATCCTAAGGTGGATGAACATCATGCCATGGCAAATCAATTGATTGGCTTTATTGATCAAAATATTGCATGGTAA